One genomic segment of Chloroflexota bacterium includes these proteins:
- a CDS encoding Rieske 2Fe-2S domain-containing protein produces the protein MLTKEQNDILTQVGAGTPGGELLRRYWHPIAIARELSEESPTKFVRVLGEDLVLFRDKSGNVGLIQDHCAHRGASMLYGRVEARGIACAYHGWLYDTKGNCLETPAEPADSKFFLTVKVRAYPVQRYAGLYWAYLGPQPAPVLPRFDVLARTDGHRRITVFPVLDCNWFAAAENAVDPWHLQILHQDQPRSTERPVNTTRGYVDDIESSDFYLTPYGIMKKRVYKNGSVEEHPMIFPTHLRTGQLWLRTPMDDTHTWQVTMAFVRNADGSAVDPSTEDPEVIYLPAVKDPADAMHPVAKYNFYAPWGQILTQDIVMWETQGPISPRVDERLATSDKGIVMLRDLMFSEIEKVQRGEDPMGVIRDPDHAIIDTNLDHEHGRITGISTQTVAWRAPGMENVSEAELAVMGYGRPPGA, from the coding sequence GTGCTGACGAAGGAGCAGAACGACATTCTGACGCAGGTGGGCGCGGGAACGCCCGGAGGTGAGCTGCTCCGGCGCTACTGGCACCCGATCGCCATTGCTCGCGAGCTGAGCGAGGAGTCGCCAACGAAGTTTGTGCGCGTGCTCGGCGAGGATCTCGTCCTCTTCCGCGACAAAAGCGGCAACGTCGGGCTGATCCAGGACCATTGCGCGCATCGCGGCGCGTCGATGCTCTACGGTCGCGTCGAAGCGCGCGGCATCGCCTGCGCGTACCATGGCTGGCTGTACGACACGAAGGGCAACTGCCTCGAGACGCCCGCCGAGCCGGCTGATAGCAAGTTCTTTCTCACGGTGAAGGTGCGGGCGTATCCGGTGCAGCGCTACGCGGGGCTGTACTGGGCGTATCTCGGGCCGCAGCCGGCGCCGGTCCTCCCCCGGTTCGACGTGCTGGCGCGCACCGACGGGCATCGGCGGATCACCGTCTTCCCCGTTCTCGACTGCAACTGGTTCGCCGCCGCCGAAAATGCCGTCGATCCCTGGCACCTGCAGATCCTGCATCAGGACCAGCCCCGAAGCACGGAACGACCGGTCAACACCACGCGCGGTTACGTGGACGACATCGAGTCGAGCGATTTCTACCTCACCCCGTACGGGATCATGAAGAAGCGCGTGTACAAGAACGGGAGCGTGGAAGAGCACCCGATGATCTTCCCGACCCACCTGCGGACGGGCCAATTGTGGCTGCGCACGCCGATGGATGACACGCACACCTGGCAGGTCACGATGGCATTTGTGCGCAATGCGGACGGGTCTGCGGTGGACCCGTCGACGGAGGATCCGGAAGTCATCTACTTGCCCGCCGTGAAAGACCCGGCTGACGCTATGCACCCCGTTGCGAAATACAACTTCTACGCACCCTGGGGGCAGATCCTTACCCAGGACATCGTCATGTGGGAGACGCAGGGGCCGATCTCACCGCGCGTCGACGAGCGCCTCGCGACCTCTGACAAGGGGATCGTTATGCTCCGTGATCTGATGTTCTCGGAGATCGAGAAGGTTCAGCGCGGAGAGGACCCGATGGGCGTGATTCGCGATCCCGACCACGCCATCATCGATACGAATCTCGACCACGAGCATGGACGGATCACGGGCATCTCGACGCAGACCGTCGCATGGCGCGCCCCGGGCATGGAGAACGTATCCGAGGCAGAGCTCGCGGTCATGGGGTACGGCCGGCCCCCCGGCGCCTAG